From the genome of Salvia splendens isolate huo1 chromosome 7, SspV2, whole genome shotgun sequence:
TAGTGAAATAAGTTGTGGCGGATCTTGAAGCTAATTTTTGGGTTAGCGTTGTTGCAGttgttggggctgaaatttaaaATGATGGTGTGGCAGATGAAAAATGGGTTGTGGCGTATTTTAGGGCGTGTGAAGTGACTGATCGGAGACTGGTGTGCGCGTGTGCAAAGTTCAGGTCAaacaggtccagaggattcactcaaCCGCTAGGCCTAGGAACTCTCTAAACTATCTGACTGTGTCGTTGGGATACTCTCAATCACTAACAAAACTTTAACCCatttactattggctagtatagggcagtaaggatcgatcccacagagatggaagGGGTAAGCAGGTGTTTAGAGGTCTTGGAAGGggttggttgctgccacgcaactcatGGGTTAAGACTTGTTTAACTACTAGAGTGAGAGGAATTTAAATGTAACTAACCTATCTACTAAACCTAGGTAACAGGATAAGTACGAGCACATGCATGGTTGACGGAAATGCAATTTCAACTAGAGAAACTCAACAACTAAACTACCAGGCCAGGTAAACGGATTTCCGAGAACAGCTAAACAATACTTAAACATGCAGTGGCGACCATTTTCCCGATTTGGCTAGTACGACAGAAAAAGCCACGAAAAACACGGCTAGTGACGAATCCTACTTCTAACTAACTTCTactttcttcttctccaaacAATCAAGTAAACAGAAACGAAAACAGAGCATCTAACATGATAAACAGAGCAATCTCGGATCCAACTTCAAACATTACGATTAAGCACAGAATGACCGGATCTAAACTACTAGGCCAAGCAAAAACAAGCAGATGACAGTAAACATCCATAACCATGCAAAATTCAGAACATCACGTCTCAGATCCACAACTCCATTCAACAATTCAACTCAGATCAACGAAAACCAATCCCGATACGTCAAACCCATACTCCTCAATTCAGATTCAACCGATTCAACAACAAATCAACTCTGATCAACCCGATCTCAACTCCAAATCAaacatcaattgcgaaaagcatgcAAAGCAGTAaataccaacaatcaaacatcatAATCAGCTATATAGAAAATAGAAACTTCCATAACTACTAGAATTAAGGTTCAACACGGAAATGGTAAATGCCGAGCTTCTAAAACGATGAAGTCTCGACTCAAAACAATAGAAAATAAACAATTGTATCTTTGCCCTTcacaaggacggtgttacaccacgaAATTTGAACTAGGCTACAACGAATTCCCAGAATTTACCCCATAAAGCTAAGTGGGAAGAGaaatatgtgtgtgaagtgatgAGCTAAGAGCGAAAAGTGAATATGGCGAATGATGATGCCTCTCTTCATGTTGTGTCTCTATTTATAGCTGAGGCTCGGACTTCTAGGGTATCCCCTCTGCTTATTTGTTTATGTTGCCCTCCTAAAAAGTCCTTCAAAAGATGTTTTTCCACTCACAGCTGCTTCCATAATCCCCTGGGTCAGGTTGCAAGCTGGCTTGTTCACTCCATTTTCCTTCGGTTTCCTCTGCCTGGTAGATTTCTCGTCCATTTCCTTGACCTGACAGATTCTCTACGCACCTAAACTTAAAACATATGTTAGTTCATAGAAATAACAGAgtttaaccccataaccgatgcatgaaattggcctTATCAACGTGTTTTATGCACGACATATTTAGATTAAAAAGAATTAATTCTACATTTGATTTAGAGAAGTTGTTTCGCCAATTAGTTGTTACTCattgaaaatttttgaagtgttttgtgtcAGCTTGAAAGTCAACTTGAAAATTTATAACGTATGCATggatttaaaatttatactctcttcgtctaTGATTAAATGTCTTATATCTGACCGacatagattttaagaaattgtttgactttctAAAGTAAAGTGAATAGAAAAAGTTactggaatgtgagacctagtggtctacttttatatattgattttataatcaaatatgagtggaatgagttagtggaatgtaaggtcCACTtacaaaatatagtaaaagtgaaatgataTATTTATTTGCGGAcgaacaaaaaaaggaaaaatagaaCATTTAACggcgaacggagggagtacaaaataatactcctactttTGTAGGAGACCATTTATTAAATGACTAATTACCTcattatattgaaaataatttatttcttaataTACGAGAGGGGATAAAGTTTTTGccaaaggaaatgactcaactactttGGGACAACTCATAAAGAAATACGACTTAACTATATTGGGACAGAGGGAGCACATTTCTTAATCGGCAcaaattttaggagttgttgatTAATGTGTTATTCAAAAGCGAAATAATGAATGTATGTATTAAATGGGGAGAGAAAGAGATTtgagtatttaattaaaaagaaaaaatatatataataattggagagaaaaagtttataaaaatagaaatatatataatcttatttgaaacaaactaaaaataaaagtgtaTAATCTTCTTAATTGGGATAGAGgaaatacttatttatttttattttaatttttgaaattcttcTGGAGTCCTTTGCACAGACAGACCATGTATTTTTCGTCTGGATTTTtacataaaaattatatataaaaaataaaagcaacACGATAAGAATTTAGTTGTAGAATAAAGAGAAGAAAACCGGAAATGAATAGGATTAAGAGCATTCGCAATACACGCCCCAGCCATCGCCGTGCGGCTAGGCGGTCGGCTGGGTGCGTATTGCGATCGCCTACCCAAGAGGAGGAGAGAGAAACGCCCGGAGGCTAGGGCGTGACCGAGAACCGCTCGGCGgtagacatgcacaaaccgaaccggcccggcggttaaccgccggttcgggcccgccggttcatgaaccggaaccggaaccggcggtttgaaccgtccggaGGGTTGCCGGTTaacacgggccggttcagggtcggcGAGTTGTGAACCGTGAACTGGCTGTTCAAAACTGGCGGatcggcggtttgaaccgccggttcaaccgaatttaaaaaaaatatttatttataaaaattgatttttatatttaaaatcaatttttacaaacaaatgaatacaagaaattcgtaatagcccatatatatttgatgggcttgcgaattaaTGAAACCAGtcttgattgtttctcttttatagaaacatccttgaatgttttatgttccacttttgatgtgggacaaaatcattcttggttatttctcttttatagagacatccttgaatgttttatgttccactttcgatgtgggacaaactcattcttggttgtttctcatttatagagacatccttgaatgttttattttccactttcgatgtgggacaaactcattcttggttgtttctattttatagagacatccttgaatgttttatgttccactttcgatgtgggacaaaatacgttgaagtactttcttttataactacatgtttagagcattcattcatctttttccaatgtgggatacaaaactttcttttgtcttctacttttctttatgttttgtatgatatataaacaaaattattattcaaatatattcttgattgataaaaataaagaattattgagaaatatgatttgtatatagaaaatatttatttgtataataattattgttaggtttatacaatttgtataagaattattctttcaatgtgtataatattatttattagttaacatatacataaatttataaacataagcaaatcattaatgataaataactaatgaataataatttatgtaataatatttgttattattacataaactattatgtcctattaagtattgatatttttttaagtattgataataatattatattattctataataaatttatgtatttatgatcaaagcaaattattctatttcattagttatttatgtatatatttataaaatatcattacttaatattggacataatagtttatgtaataataacaaatattattacataaactattattcattagttatttatcattaatgatttgcttatgtttataaatttatgtatatgttaactaataaataatattatacacattaaaaaaataatttttatacaaattgtataaacctaaccataattattatacaaataaatattttctatatacaaatcatatttctcaataattcattatttttatcaatcaagaatatatttgaataataattttgtttatatatatcatacaaaacatgaagaaaaatagaagacaaaagaaagttttgtatcccacattggaaaaagatgaatgaatgctctaaacatgtagttataaaagaaaatacttcaacatattttgtcttaCATCAAAagagaaacataaaacattcaagtaAGTCTCTAttaaagagaaacaaccaagaatgagtttgtcccacatcgaaagtggaacataaaacattcaaggatgtctctataaaagtgaaacaaccaagaatgattttgtcccacatcgaaagtggaacataaaacattcaaggatgtctctataaaagagaaacaaccaagaatgagtttgtcccacattgaaagtggaacataaaacattcaaggatgtctctataaaagagaaacaaccaagaatgagtttgtcccacatcgaaagtggaacataaaacattcaaggatgtctctataaaagagaaacaaccaagaatgttttcttaaattcgcaagcccatcaaatatatatgggctattacgaatttattgtattcatttgtttgtaaaaattgattttaaatatataaatcaattttataaataaaaaatatatttttttaatttcggttgaaccgccggttcatgaaccggaaccggcggttcaggcaaaaaaccggcggttttgaaccggctggtgaaccggcggttttttgaaccggaaccggaaccgccgggaggtaggcgggccggttcaggttcatgcatttcctgaaccgtgaaccgccggcatgaaccggcggttcgtgacccttgtgcatgcctactcGGCGGTCTCTCAGCGCCAGGCAACTGCCAAGCCGtctgaatttttttataattctttaaaaaaaatattatttcaacTTTGTTTTGACGAATAAAGCAATTGAGTAATTGAGACCCCTGTTTGGCTAGCAGCAAACAATATAGATTCAAGGAATAGTAACAAACTCTATATATGGCTCGTTGCACTTATGCACTTATTCacaaactttatttttattgaagTATGTTGGAACATTCTCCATTTTCTGTCCAATTATTAATTTcgtattagtattaatttgataaaatgaatGAAATTGGAAGGTTAGACTGGGCTGCGAGAATGCTAGGGCGTTGAATATGCCGTGGGAATGACATGATGACATGGCAGAAGGAGTTTTAGGCTGGAGTGTTGCCAGTGGCGGGCCGATGCTCTAATAAGTTTAAATCGATGAATTAAGAATGAGTGCCAAGTCGACGTAATATGTGCGGGACCCATGCCGATGCTCTAATAAGTTTAAATCGATGAATTAAGAATGAGTGCCAAGTCGACGTAATATGTGCGGGACCCATGCATTCTCCCTTATCCATGAATGATTCCACTTGTTAATATCGCGTCCACTGCGTATTCACGCACGTGTTCCCTCTTTTCCCAGCACCAAGTATCTGCAACTACACTCTCACGGTTCACACTTCACACTTCACACATACATTCATGCATGCATCTCTCTATAATTCTATATAATACTCAGACTGCGACTAACTGCCGCAATCGCAAATCATCTAGCACACAAATTAAATAGCAAATccatcattaattaattaatcacaaCTCACAAGAATGCAAGAGACGCGTCCAGATGAGGAGGAGGTGATCATCCTTGCCGCCAGCCACCCCAAGCGACGCGCCGGCAGGAAGAAATTCAAGGAGACGCGCCACCCGGTGTACCGCGGCGTTCGCCTCAGGAACTCCAACAAGTGGGTATGCGAGCTGCGGGAGCCTCGCCACCAGAAGCGGGTCTGGCTCGGGACTTACCCCACGCCGGAGATGGCCGCCAGAGCCCATGACCTAGCCGCATTAGCCCTCAGGGGCTCCGCCGCCTGCCTCAACTTCGCCGATTCCCTCTGGCGCCTCCATGTCCCCCTGTCCAAGGACGCCAAGGACCTCCGGAAggcagccgccgccgccgctgagGCGTTCCGGCCGCAGGAGGATTTTGTGGAGAAGGACGAGACGGAGTTCTTGGGGATATTCGAGCTGTCAGGCGTGGCGGGGCTGGCGGAGGCGGTTCTAATGTCGCCGCCGCCGTTGTTGGGGTGGCGATTCAGCTGGGATGAGGTGGAGATAGATGCTCAGGTGGACTTGGAGTTATGGAGTTATTAAATTAGTAATTACGAGTATATGGGTTTTAGTTTTGAGTTAATAATCCATTTGTTTATATTTAGTGTGGTAACTAATTATAAATGGCCATTtctgtgttttttttgttagaATATGTTAGAATATACGAGCAAATCAAATTAAGAGGATATCATGAGATTTATTTCCATATAGAGTGTGTATATTTTTAggtgtatattatgtatttctTGCTCCCTACTTCATCCCCCTCTATAAAGGGTGATCATTGTAAACGTTATAATTCATTCAATACAATTGATACATTCTCCCATATACAATTAAACATGGTATCACGAGCCATACGATCCTAACCCTAAACACAAGCCGTTTTTTTTCAAAGCACAAGAACTCAGAATCTTGTTCATCACACGACTCATATCAGCCCCGAACCTGCACCAATTAGCAAAATCAAGTGAAAGCAACCGATGGCCACAAAAACAGTCGAATCAGTTTCAATAGGAATCAAACTAGATGGGAATAACTTTCCTTTCTGGTCTCGTCTAATGCGAATAGCAGTTGGAGGTCGTGAATTGCTCGACCATCTTGAAGGCGATACAGATCCACCCAAGAAAGACGACCCGAAATTCAAATCATGGCAGGCGGAAGATTACGTCGTTTTTTCTTGGTAGATCCAAAACATGGAGCAACGCTTGGTGTTATAGTTTGCTCAACACCAAACTGAGGCCGCAATATGGCGGAGCCTCGCTACCACGTTTGGCGCTCGCAAGGATCCCGTCCAGATATATGATCTGGAGGATCGAACCAACAAGCTGGTTCTAAGAACTGATAAACTCGAAGCCTACTGGGCAGAGCTACAGAACTTATGGGTCGGGATGGATAACCGGAAGCCCTGCCCATACACATGTTGCGACAAAGGTGTCAAGATCTATCAGACGGAGACAAAAATCAAGAGACTCCATCAATTCCTCTCCGGCGTGAACAGCAAATACGATGGACTCTGGAGGGAGTTGTTTAAGGAAGATCCTGCACCCGACGCCAAGACCGCGCACGGGATTTTGAAGCAAGAGGAAGAACGCAGCGGGATCTGGAGGCAGCCCCTACCTCCAGATTCCGGCATCGGTGCCGGATTCGGAATCCGTCCTTCTTACCCTCCTCATCCGCATCAACAGAATCTACAGCCACCGCGTGGCCAGCAACCGCAACCGCCACGCCGAGGCCAACCTCCGACCGGATCTGCCTCAAATCGGAATAGAGAAAAGGAAGAtaaatccaaaatttattgCACCCATTGTCAGATGCCTCAACATACTAAAGAAACATGTTTCCAGTTAATAGGATACCCAGAATGGTGGGAGGACGGGCATAAGCAGCCAAATCA
Proteins encoded in this window:
- the LOC121811675 gene encoding dehydration-responsive element-binding protein 1E-like translates to MQETRPDEEEVIILAASHPKRRAGRKKFKETRHPVYRGVRLRNSNKWVCELREPRHQKRVWLGTYPTPEMAARAHDLAALALRGSAACLNFADSLWRLHVPLSKDAKDLRKAAAAAAEAFRPQEDFVEKDETEFLGIFELSGVAGLAEAVLMSPPPLLGWRFSWDEVEIDAQVDLELWSY